A window of the Capricornis sumatraensis isolate serow.1 chromosome 9, serow.2, whole genome shotgun sequence genome harbors these coding sequences:
- the SAMD1 gene encoding sterile alpha motif domain-containing protein 1: protein MAGPPALPPPETAAAATTAAAASSSAASPHYQEWILDTIDSLRSRKARPDLERICRMVRRRHGPEPERTRAELEKLIQQRAVLRVSYKGSISYRNAARVQPPRRGATPPAPPRAPRGGPAAAAAPPPTPAPPPPPAPVAAAAAPARAPRAAAAAAATAPPSPGPAQPGPRAQRAAPLAAPPPAPAAPPAVAPPAGPRRAPPPAVAAREPPLPPAPQPQQQPPPPPPQPQQPPEGGAARAGGPARPVSLREVVRYLGGSGGAGGRLTRGRVQGLLEEEAAARGRLERTRLGALALPRGDRPGRAPPAASARASRSKRGGEERVLEKEEEDEDDEDEDDEDEVSEGSEVPEGDRPAGAQHHQLNGERGPQSAKERVKEWTPCGPHQGQDEGRGPAPGSGTRQVFSMAAMNKEGGSASAATGPDSPSPVPLPPGKPALPGADGTPFGCPSGRKEKPADPVEWTVTDVVEYFTEAGFPEQATAFQEQEIDGKSLLLMQRTDVLTGLSIRLGPALKIYEHHIKVLQQGHFEEDDPDGFLG from the exons ATGGCGGGGCCCCCGGCCCTACCCCCGCCGGAGACGGCGGCGGCCGCCACCACGGCGGCAGCTGCCTCGTCGTCCGCCGCTTCCCCGCACTACCAAGAGTGGATCCTGGACACCATCGACTCGCTGCGCTCGCGCAAGGCGCGGCCGGACCTGGAGCGCATCTGCCGGATGGTGCGGCGGCGGCACGGCCCGGAGCCGGAGCGCACGCGCGCCGAGCTAGAGAAACTGATCCAGCAACGCGCCGTGCTCCGGGTCAGCTACAAGGGGAGCATCTCGTACCGCAACGCGGCGCGCGTCCAGCCGCCCCGGCGCGGAGCCACCCCGCCGGCCCCGCCGCGCGCCCCCCGCGGGGgccccgctgccgccgccgcgcCGCCGCCCACGCCCGCCCCGCCGCCACCGCCCGCgcccgtcgccgccgccgccgccccggccCGGGCGCCCCGCGCGGCCGCCGCTGCTGCCGCCACAGCGCCCCCCTCGCCCGGCCCCGCGCAACCGGGCCCCCGCGCGCAGCGGGCCGCGCCCCTGGccgcgccgccgcccgcgcccgccGCTCCTCCGGCAGTGGCGCCCCCGGCCGGCCCGCGCCGCGCCCCCCCGCCCGCCGTCGCCGCCCGggagccgccgctgccgccggcgccacagccacagcagcagccgccgccgccgccgccgcagccacAGCAGCCGCCGGAGGGGGGCGCGGCGCGGGCCGGCGGCCCGGCTCGGCCCGTGAGCCTGCGGGAAGTCGTGCGCTACCTCGGGGGTAGCGGCGGCGCCGGCGGCCGCCTGACCCGCGGCCGCGTGCAGGGTTTGCTAGAAGAGGAGGCGGCGGCTCGGGGCCGCCTGGAGCGCACTCGTCTCGGAGCGCTCGCGCTGCCCCGCGGGGACAGGCCCGGGCGGGCGCCCCCGGCCGCCAGCGCCCGCGCGTCGCGGAGCAAG AGGGGTGGAGAAGAGCGAGTgcttgagaaggaagaggaggatgaaGATGACGAAGATGAAGATGATGAAGATGAAGTGTCTGAGGGCTCCGAAGTGCCCGAAGGAGACCGTCCTGCAGGTGCCCAACACCACCAACTTAATGGCGAGCGCGGCCCTCAGAGTGCCAAGGAGAGAGTCAAGGAGTGGACGCCCTGTGGACCCCACCAGGGCCAGGATGAAGGACGCGGGCCAGCGCCAGGCAGTGGCACCCGTCAAGTGTTCTCGATGGCCGCCATGAATAAGGAAGGGGGATCAG CCTCTGCTGCCACTGGGCCAGACTCCCCATCCCCCGTGCCTTTGCCCCCAGGAAAACCAGCCCTACCTGGGGCTGATGGGACCCCTTTTGGCTGTCC TTCGGGGCGCAAGGAGAAGCCGGCTGATCCTGTGGAGTGGACGGTGACGGATGTGGTAGAGTACTTCACCGAGGCTGGCTTCCCGGAGCAGGCCACAGCTTTCCAAGAACAG GAAATCGATGGCAAGTCTTTGCTGCTCATGCAACGCACAGACGTGCTGACAGGCCTGTCCATCCGCCTCGGCCCAGCCCTGAAAATCTACGAGCACCACATCAAGGTGCTGCAACAAGGCCACTTTGAGGAGGACGACCCTGACGGCTTTCTAGGCTGA